aatgaggggcttgggtGGATTTCGGCTCTTATATAGGGCAAGGGTGTTCCGGCTGGAACCCTTCTGGCCTTAATGTTTCCGACTGAAACGTTTCCGGCAGGAACCCCCTTTCCACGCGAGTGCTACGTGGCTGCCAAATCAGTCCGACCAGAAGCGTTCTGGCCAGAACCCTTTCGGTCGGAACCTTTCCGGTCGGAAACaggcattgttagcctaaagtaCGACACAGATCCGTACGATCACCCACCATACTTCCTATGCTTGATTCTACTATAAATGTAATTATTTGCATGAAACACTTTGACAATGCCAGAAACAGTGAAACTCCATTAACCGATTGCTTGATGTTACAGACTGATAAAACTTCAGGTAAGATAGATGAAACCAAGAAAATTTGAAACTGAAGAATAGACAGAGCAATTAACCAATGGATGTGGGTGACTGAAATGTAAAATGACGTCTATACTCTATAGTTCAAAATCCAGCTATATGTTTGGGGGAACCGGTATACCATAAAAAGGCTTTGTTTTGGATGACCGTAATGTGAAACGAAAACCTGTCCCACCATACTATCACTGACATTGCTCCACCAAATGCAATCCCGAAGCCCAACCCAACCTAACAGCAACAATGGATACTTTTTCATCAATCCTACTCCATATTGATGTTTCTTTACCTTCTGAAGGCGAGGGTAATGCGCCCATGCCTGTTTGGTTTTTTGTGCTGCAACTCTGTAGAGGGCCCCCACATAAACATGGAAGATTATTCTGGAATGACCTGGCAGTGAATGTCTCTAACTGCATTCCTTTAGATATCTGTCCACAGAGCCTGTTAGATGATAGATTCAAGTAGGGTAAAAGGGACAATAAAGAGATCTCCTTAGGAATGTGTCCTTTCATCTTATTTTTAGACAAGTCCAACTGCTCCAGAGTCCATATCCGCCCAAGAGAAGCTGGTATGTCACCTTCCAATTGGTTTCCAGATAGATTTAATAATCTCAGACTGCTCAAATTCCCTATGCTTTCTGGTATCTGACCACTGGGATTGTTACTTGACAAGTCAAGTATGGTGTTCGCTGCCAGTACATATTCCAGCTTGTACTCAAGTCCTTTTAATACTATAGGTATGTCTTCATATAGTGTGTTTCCACTTAGTTGCGGGTCTCCCATAATTCCAAACCCATGGAGATTCTCAAGATTAGAGCTCTTTGCTACAACTATTTCTATTGAGACCTAGTAGCTTGCAACATGGAATTCTTCCAGTCTGTGCATGGTGGTGCCCTTGTGGTACACCTTTCTATCTACTCTACTGAAAACAAACCTATTGAGATGGTCATGTATACTGTATTTGTAGGGGTTGCTAAGGTTAACGGTACTGCTAATAGTAAACATATTGAGGTCGTCCATGATTCTATGTTTGTAAGGTTTTTTACTAGTAAAAGGTTTAGGGATGCCTTTCAAAACTCTTTTGGTTTCTTTGTGTTAGTTCATTCtctagttattttattttatgtttctttGGAATGGCTAGGTGATTTTGGAGTCACAAGGTTTCTAGGTGCCTCCAAACATTTGTGGTTTCCTTTGTTGTCTATGATAGTCTTTATTCATGGTGGTCCCACGGGTAAAAGGTTATAGGTAGCCTTTCAAAATCCGTTGTTAGTTGATTGTTCCCTTAGCTATGTTGGCTCTAGTGCAAGAGGGTTTTACAAAAAGATAGTTTGGGGTTCCTTCCTAGGTCCCTCTATTCTTATTATGTGATCTTTTGTTGGGTTAGGACCCTTTCTCCCACTGGATAGTTCTTTCAATAAAAAAGTCTCTACTTAAAAAAAAGTGTTTTCTCCTTTTCTAGTTTGTGGTCTCACTGCTTGTGAGTTCCTTCCTCTCATCTGCCTGCATGGCTATTATGTAAGGGCATAGGCCCTCTCCTACTTTATCTAATCAGAATATATATTAACTTATCTCTACTCAACTTTTCTTTGAAGACATATACAATTTTCTCATTGGTTCGTGATAAAATTAATTCAAATTCCTTATTGAGTACATGCTCAAAAATAAAGCGATGAGGTAATTGATATGCTCTCCACAAGCATGAGACACTAAATTTCTGGACATATTGAGCACACTTTGATTATCATaatacataataaatattattcaatAACTCTAATGACTATAAATTGACATTGTTGTTTACcacaataaatttaatataatatataggaCACGGCAAATAAGTCTTAAATTATTTCAGTATTTCACCATATTTTGTAACATTAGTTTAATTTGGATTCTAAAAGGATGAATCAACTAATCTGCACTGTCATTTTTGCTTTCAAATTTCACTATATTTAACATGTCAAGGAGATATTGTACCTTATGTTTGAATGGGAAAAAAGCTTATATTTGTGTAGTTAACTCTATGATAATTGAAAAAAGATCAAATATTTTATGACTTAGAAAACCGCTTTGATGTATCCAATGGAAACCTAAGAAAACATGTAATTATTTTACCACTCAAAAACCTTTTAGTTACATTTTCTATTGActcttgaagtttaatgaattttgTACGAGCATTCGGTTTAAATGTAGAAAATAAGTTTTCATTATTTGATTCACATTTTCATTCACCTCACTACCCTTTGAAAATTATTTATCTTTTGGTACTTAGAAGGGTAGTAGTCACTTTGACTCAATGAACTTTATTTAATGGGATTCAATAGAAAAATCTTCCGAAGTTAGTGGAAATAACTTTGTTGGCAACTTATCCTCATAAATAATGCCCATATATGTAACAACACAAGATTTTAGGTGTGCATTACGATCAACATTTATATCATAAATAGAAACCATAATACAACTACTTTTACtatatatttattataaatatataattcgTTTGTTCAAACTAAAAGAATATGCATTATTCATTTGTGAGCTTTCAATGAAATCTACATTCTGAAAGATAGAGCAGAATTAAAATTTTAACCGTAGCTATCCTCCTCAGAGAGAGTTACAAAGGAATATTTATAAAGTACGTTGGACAATTGCTAAGAAGCAATTTCACGAAGCGAAATTCTTTTGATATGGAAAGTACAAAATGGTATTTGTTAAAAGACAACGAAACACTTTAATAACAGGTTAATTAAGTGAAGGTACATGAGATCAAGCTTCATTCATAGAATAAAAGAGGACAAACTGTTAAGATTAAATACTATTTAAAATATATGTtgaaattactatttatagaaatTATTAGTGGACAATCGATGATTACGCAACCACTGCTAGCTAAGATAGTcatgatgactcaaccactgctAGCTAAGAGTCCAATTTGGATTTCACATTCCAACATTTTTTCtaataaagtttttaaaaatagattttttttgagATCTGTCTAATAGTTATATTTAGGTTTTCATTGCATATCTTATaagaatataatataatatgaatttattattattttaattatagaaTCTAGAGAATTGGTGTAATAAATTTCAAGATAGGGAAAAAAAATTACGGTTAACATCATTttcaaatattttagaaaattccTAATAGAAGCCATTGAGCAAGATTCTTTTGTCACTGGCCATTCAAAATATAGCCAACTAGTGGTCGTCTTGAGAATGGAATTTTTCACAAGCCAAAATATGGTTGATGTTGACTTAATAAGGAACACCAACTAGGCATTTCCTAAGAacaaattcctctttttgaaatgGGTTTTAAGTTGAGAAGAATCTAGAATAATGTTGAATAAAATTATTGACTCCTAGAATTATGTATAGGCACTAGCCAAATTATTTTATACACTTAATTCTTTGAGATGCATTTTTAGTCATAGAGTCCATAAAACTTTTAAAACACAATCATTGACTTTTAGGGTCCACCACATACATATGGTGGTGTTGCTTAATGACCTAAATTTTGAAAAGAATGTTAAAAGACACCACTTGAAGCTAAATAGTGAACTAGATAAGATCTAATGACATTGCTAGATAATTTTGTGAAATATAATGGCTAGTAGGAGGCAAAAACATTTTGAAAAGTAGGTGGTATATGAGGTAACATCAAACAACCAATGAATCCAATCACTACCTCTATTTAGATTCTACAACAAATAATAGATACATTAGATATGAGACAATATGGAAAAATGTTGGAGAAAAAATGCATCTTTGATCTTGTAGGGAGGGCCAACTACTTAATTTTATTAAAATAGAACACTTAATAGAAGTGGATTCCTTCAGATTTAATGTTTACTAACCTTATTGAAGGAATCACCAATGGGATGGGGAGGAATTGGTTGTGAATAAATACCTATTTTAGTTCATCAATGGTCTTTAGCTAAGAAGATACcttgatttttttttctctttcattgGCCTAGAGAAATGAGGGAATCAAATATCTATCCTTTATAGTTACACCATTCTTTGGTCCACTAGAATTAGATGAAATATCCTTTGGGAAAATTTAAATGATGCTTATGGTTCTCAATATTTATCTATCTGTCTTTTTTCTTTCCTACGTCAACAACTAACTTAGAGGCTAGTTTGTGCATGCCTAAAACAAGAAGAAAATCTGCAATTTAGTGGTTAGAGGCTTGGCACCATATTATTGTTCTTTTCGGTGTATGAGAACTTGGGCGAATCAACAATTGGTACTACCTTTAAAAACATTTAGGGTGAAAGAGATGGAACAATGGTACCAACCACTAATGATCATGTTATGGAGGTTGAATATTTTTTGAATGATAATGGAAGTTTTCAATCTTCTAAAGAACTTCAAAATTGTTATTTCTCTAAGATAATTGTAAATAATATAACAAGAAAATATTTACCTCATAGAGATTGTTATTGATGAGAAAAAATTTCCAAGACCTTTAGatgcaagagacaagatcaaaCATTGAAATCCaagttgttttttttttctttttaatttgttctTTTGGAGACTAAAATAAGAACACATTCGTTTTAACTTTAGGTATTACCAGTCACCATTCATGTTATCTCCTTGGCAACTCTATTTCAAGAATATCTATTGGCAATTAGTGTCAACAATTAAATCTATGATTTTATTATTTTCCAtaaattttctttacaaaatttatAATTCCATTTTGGCCATTTGTTTGCATTCATGTGAAATCTCTTCACCCGAATGTGAAATAATAACATCGCTATTGGATTTTAACCTTCTAGAAAATATACTTTTACTAAGTGAAAAAAATAATTATTCTTAAATAAGAACCCACTTGACTTATAACTCAAACCTCACAACAAATGTAGATTTAATCATGTACATTAAAACTATGCAAACAATTAAAACTCTATAAAGTTTTCAAAGTTTGCTACTTGATATTTCAACACAAAAAATATCTTTCAGCCGCCCTTCACCATATTTTACATTATGTCAAATATTTTGTATTAAACTAAAACTCTTAATATTATACTCTAATTTCTCATGCACTGCACTTGTTTATTGCATCATTTGATTCTCATAGCATTCTTGGGTATTTAGATCAATCTTCATGACAACCATTTGAACCATCACCTTAATGCCCCACATTGTTCTTTACCATAGATTGCATTAACCTTATACTTCACATAATCTAAAAGTCATTTTAAAACTTTGCAGAAAAGACCATATTCGTATTCAAATAATCTCTGTTTTTTGAGAaatctatattttcattttttgcatGTATGGTATTTAGAATATATTCAAAACTCTATTAAAATCATGCTAGAGCTATTCAAACAATGGTTGGTTCATCTTTGGTGTTACATCGCTTCTGACACATAAAAAATAGTCAAAATCTCACTCAAATCACTATTTGGATGTGGAAAATTATTCATGAGTGTTTTGGAAGATATAAATAGAAACTTTTTTCCATTAGATGGTTTAGAAATAACCTCCAAATATTTACCAAGTTAACATCTCCATTATCAACATTACCTTGAATTTGTTGCAGGAAGAAACAATGCATACGATTAATGATATCAAATTTCCTCCGTCCATAATAAATTAACATAAAACTTTTGAATTCGATTGTGTTAGATCCTCCTTCCATAATAAATTAACGTGTAACTTTTGAATTCGATTGTGTTAGATCCATACAATGCTATAGAATAGTGCTGAAAATTGTTAGATAGATGCACATTTTGCATGGTTCCCTTTTCATTAGGGTCTAATGTTTATGTTGAATTACAAGCATGTTGTAGTAAAAGTTTTCCCTTTTATCAACCCTTACAACACGTAGCTTGCCATTATTTTGTTGGAACTTCAATGTTCGTTGGAGTCTTTCCTTTCCTCCAAGGAACAAGCCAAACAAGACTCCCATGCAAAATTTTCAATTAGGTTTGCAAAAAATGCACATGCCTTATAAAGTTTGTAATGTATGAATTTCAAACAAATTGGAGAATTCCGATGGATTTAGTCATTAAGAAATATTTACAAACATTAACCACatttaaaaaaatgtttaaaataagtGCAATTTAAATTCTAgtgaaattattttttaaaaatatttttggttaGTTAATTAGGGTAATTCCATTATAGGAAAATGGGATGTCATGGAGCCACAATAAAATTTCAAGGGaacataattaattattaaaatcatGAATTTAAGATCTATTTTTGGCTAGTAAACTAAATTTTGGTATTTTGTAATTGGGTCTACAGAGAGGGGTTTCTAGATGAAAAAAATTTCACTAATACATCATTTGAGCTTAGATCAAAATGAAACTAAATCTCGAGGCCTTTGAAGACAAACCCATAATTGGCTTGTTGTTATAATTATAAAATTTGACACTTTTTTGGAATTCTTTTCAAGCCATGTTGTAGTTGCAAATGCACTAAAATAGTGTCATAACTTATTCATGAGTCACAAAATTGAATACATATAATCAAATTTATCCCAAAAATAAATCTCCCAAATTATTTTGCATGATCATCACTAAGTTGCAATATTTTAATCGTTGAAGGTGGGATCTGGCGTAGATGCAACAAGGAAAAAGCCTGGTCTTTGTCGCCAAACTAATGATGAATAGACAttttaaatttgtcaaatttgaAGGTGCTAATAGAACCTCATTTTATAGGTTTTGTAACATGGTTTTGAAAACCATTATGATTTATACATCGATTATATTTCTATAAATTAATACTTGAGGAAGTGAATTTGATATGAAAACTTACGAGTGCATGGATGCTATTGGTACCAAAACACTTTTAGGTTTATTGATAGTTAAATAATTCTATAAATACTTGCAATGGAAGTGTTCAAATTTGATAATGTATTACATTTCTAAGTGcatggtttttgttttgaaagggATTTCCTACATAAACCACTCTATTATAATATCATCATTTATCTATTTATGAATGCATTTCAATATTTTTGTgacaaaattgaattaaattttaattattaccTACACTATAAGAAATGTTGGGCCTCAGTTGGTTTGTTTCGTGTATAAAATCAGGCACTATTTTTCAGCCTTAGAGAAGGGTATAAAGTCATGGAATGTAATAAGATACTATAGCAAGCTGGGTTGAGTGTGTAAAATGTTTTGATTGCATTCTACAAAAAAAATGTTTGAATAATTTCTATTTATATGAAGCCACCTTTTGTGTGTATGATTTGAGCATTAAGTAAATGTGTTCCCATGATTGCTACACACCAAATTTAAATACCTAATTCTCAAATTGGTCTAGACTTGAAATTCAATCACTAAATTCTAGTAAAACAAATAAAGCTTAGAAAAAATATTCAAATGGGTtgtacaaatgaaatgaaaatggtcCTCAAGCCACCTCAACCTCCCTCAAATCCACAATAATGTCCCAATAAATGATTTTCATATGAGATAAATGAATCAAAAAATTAGGTGCATAGTATCAACAACATTATTCCCCCAATATCTTTAGTAAAAATGAAGCTTTCATATGTAGCGCTATTAAAGATACactttaatatataatatattttgaaaaataaaataataagaaaaaaaaataacttaaaaaaatttGGACCATTTCTCAATTTATGCGTGTCATCCTTGTGCAGAGGTCATGCTAATCTTCTCTGTATTGCTCCAATATTATCAAATGTCTTCAAAGAGACACACT
This genomic stretch from Cryptomeria japonica chromosome 8, Sugi_1.0, whole genome shotgun sequence harbors:
- the LOC131027623 gene encoding receptor-like protein 33, translated to MGDPQLSGNTLYEDIPIVLKGLEYKLEYVLAANTILDLSSNNPSGQIPESIGNLSSLRLLNLSGNQLEGDIPASLGRIWTLEQLDLSKNKMKGHIPKEISLLSLLPYLNLSSNRLCGQISKGMQLETFTARSFQNNLPCLCGGPLQSCSTKNQTGMGALPSPSEGKETSIWSRIDEKVSIVAVRLGWASGLHLVEQCQ